In Colletotrichum destructivum chromosome 1, complete sequence, the sequence TATCTACGAGAACGCTGCGCACAAGAAACGGGCCAATGGTCAAAATATTGATCCAAAATGTCCGCATGTTCGATAGCGACGCCATTCTTAAACCTGGCAATGTTGTATTTACACGATCCGCCGGCAATATTCAAAACTACATGGCTGACGactccgacgccgagacTGCCGACTTTGTCATTGATGGCCGAGGCTGTTCACTCATACCCGGTCTCATCGATGTCTATGCCAATATCAAAGGCGCCAACGCAGCCCTTGCCACGTATGCGAGCCAGGGCGTCACGACCGTCCTCGACATGAGCAGCACCACCCAGCAATGTCAGGCCATGCGCGtctacgccgccggcaaAACTGGACTCTCGACCTTCCTCACCAGCGGTACCGAAGCATCTCCCGCCCGAGGCTACCAGCCGCAGCTGTACGACAGCCCGGACGGCTACGTTATCCGGACGCGCGAGGATGCCATGGCCTTTGTCTCGTCAAGGTCCAGTGGCCCGGACCGCTCGGACTTCATCAGGGTCCCGGTCGACCCTGACTcgttcgacgacgacatcctcaagaccctcgccgacgctgcccACGCCCACGGGAAGCTGATCATCGCCCGCACCGCTGGCAAGGCGTCCTATGAGcgcgccctgctcgccggcttcgacgtctTTGCCCACGCGCCCCTGGACGCGCCCATTGACACCGCGCTGGCGCTCAAAATGGCGGCCAAGAACGTAATATTCGTGCCGACGCTCACTATGATGCGACGGCGCGCGTCGGCCATTGGCTCCAACGCAAACAATACTACTGCCATCTCCTCCCCAGGCCCCGACAAGACCACGGCAAATCAGGGCTCTGTCGAGCACTCCCGCACCGACTTCGTTCCCGGCGGCAGCTATGATAACGCGACGCAGAGCGTGCGCACActccacgacgccggcgccactATCTGCGCCGGCACGACGGCGAACCCGGTCCCGGGGTCCCGGATCCCTTTTGGCGAGAGCCTGCACGAGGAGCTGCGCCtgctggtcgaggccggcatgcCCGTGCTCCATGTACTCCGCTCGGCGACCTGCGTGGCGGCCACGGCCTTCCGGCTCAGCGACCGCGGCATGGTCCGGGGTGGCCTCCGGGCCGACCTGGTGCTCGTCGAGGGAAACCCGCTCGAGGACATTACCGCCACGAGGAAAATCAGGAAGATATGGATCCGCGGGGAGGAAATCGAgccgtccgccgcggcggctgAGATATGATGGACTGGATCGTATGGGTTGTCTTCTTCCAGGCGTCAAGGCGAATGAGATGAGGGAAGTGATTGGAACCTTAGTTACAAGTTTTGAGATGAACTTAATTTTGTCATGTAAACGTGCGTGGGTTGTTACGATGAGCGCTGCCACAGATAAAGTGCCAAGAGGGGAGTCTCTTCGATACGGAGCTAGTTCCAAAGCCATAGACCCTTGTCATTCCTAttctggagagagagagagagggagagagttCGGCAACAGGACGCCACGGGcccatggccaaggccgagtgCTTAACGCCTCGCCACGCGACCTCATCCAGATAGCGTCACGATGAGTGTCGGCCAAAGCGGACTACGGCCACATGGAATGGAATACTGTATAGATGGGTTTGTGTCGTGTTGGAGACAAATGCACATGTTGGGCTGGGGCGAGCTGTACCAGCTGCTCGCCTGGATTAAACACCAGCAAATAACAGTTTGCTGGTTGGGTGGTCGAAGATCTTGTCAAGCCAATTGCATTATTGAAAGCGGAAGCGATGATGATAAATTGCTATATAGAGAGAAACCTGATGTCGACGCTGCGCTTCTTGAGCAAAACTAGGATTAGCCTCTTTCCATATCGGCGGCGACCATAGTCCTGGGCAGACCTCAAGTACCTTTAAATGCCTCGCGGGTGTGGTGGGTTGTTATTCAACCACAACCCCCTATTCACATATGTAGTGCCGGCGTTTTCTGTGTTCAGTTGTCCCCAGGGTGAGGAATCAATCCACGACTTCCACGACATTGATCAATATATTGACTTCAATCCACGTCAACGTCAATCCACGTGGCGTGCTGTTACGTAATCAATCCATCAACGCCTGGGGCTGCGTGGATTGAGATGTGGATTGATGTGGACGCTAGTCCAGGGTATTGGCGCATTGATATAGTCCGTTAACCATTGCTACCTCAACCCGTACCAGTACTAACGCAGCTAATCAAAACATTACTTGGACGCGTTTTGGCAGACTTGACGCGTTCTGCGCGTGAATCCAAATGGTCCACTCCCTTTCTTTACTTACTTGATTCGTTCCATTGGTGACCTCAAGCGCGACATGACGGACTCGACCATTGACCTTAAATCATCGACCAACAACGAGGGGCATGCCGAATGTACTCGACCTGTCCTGGAACCGGACCAGGAGGTCCTCCAGCCTTCTACCTGGGCACCAACAAGCGATGAGGAGCGGAGGATCTTCCGCGTCTGGAAGGGATTCACCCTGGCCGAGCGCAGCAAAGACACCCTGTCATGGGTATGGAACTACGGAGTCGAGATTCAATCCACAACATCCCGACGATGGATCTGTATGCCATGTGTGCGCCAGAAGAGTCCCACACCACAGTCATACGAATCCAAAGGTACCCAAAACGCTGAACTCCACCTCTGGAAAGCCCACGGCTACTGGGATCCATCAGGACGCCGATCCACACCGTCGCAGAAGAAGGGAGGCAAGAGGGTACTTGCCTCTATCTTGGATTTCATGAGCCTCAAACGCTCCGATCCAAAGGATCAAGCTCTGGCCAATAGCTTGATCAAACGATTCGATCGAGGGCAGTTCCAGAAGCTCATTGTCAACTGGATAGTCGAAAGCCAGCAATCGTTCAAACAGGTCGAGCACCCTCGATTACAGCAGATTTTCGAATATCTCAATCCGGCGGTCGGGGTTACCAATGCACACGTTACAGCGAAGACCATACAGAAACTGGCGGTCCAGCAATTCCAGCGATACCACGCCACCGTCCAAGACGTCTTAAAAAGATCACCAGGTCAGATCCACATTGCCTTTGATGGGGCAAGGACTAGGAATCGTCACGCGCTATATGGCGTGACGGCCGTCTTCCGAGACACCGAGAATCAGATCCAAAAGATCGTGCTAGGCATTCCGGAGCTGGTGGAACGACATACAGGGGAGAACATTGCCGCCG encodes:
- a CDS encoding Putative metal-dependent hydrolase, composite domain superfamily, whose amino-acid sequence is MVKILIQNVRMFDSDAILKPGNVVFTRSAGNIQNYMADDSDAETADFVIDGRGCSLIPGLIDVYANIKGANAALATYASQGVTTVLDMSSTTQQCQAMRVYAAGKTGLSTFLTSGTEASPARGYQPQLYDSPDGYVIRTREDAMAFVSSRSSGPDRSDFIRVPVDPDSFDDDILKTLADAAHAHGKLIIARTAGKASYERALLAGFDVFAHAPLDAPIDTALALKMAAKNVIFVPTLTMMRRRASAIGSNANNTTAISSPGPDKTTANQGSVEHSRTDFVPGGSYDNATQSVRTLHDAGATICAGTTANPVPGSRIPFGESLHEELRLLVEAGMPVLHVLRSATCVAATAFRLSDRGMVRGGLRADLVLVEGNPLEDITATRKIRKIWIRGEEIEPSAAAAEI